The sequence TACGATCCATCATAATATACTAACGAAATGGAACGCTATTTGACATCTAAGGTCATAGAGGATCTTCAAATAAAGATGGTGTTTGTTGGTGGTCCGCGACAGGTTGGTAAGACAACTCTTGCCAAGGCAATTCTAGGTGGGACAGCAGGTTATCTAAATTGGGATATTCCATCTGGACGTGAAGCGATTTTGAAGAGAACTCTACCGGACTCCAATATCCTAGTATTTGACGAGATACATAAGTATAGGAAGTGGCGAAATTATCTCAAGGGCATCTTTGATGAGTTTCACCCGGGAAAGAAAATTTTAGTTACTGGCAGCGCTCGACTGGACCTATACCGTTTCGGTGGAGATTCACTACAGGGAAGATACTATTACTTGCGATTACATCCTCTTTCGTTTGCAGAAATCGGAGGGGATAGCCAAGATGATCTTATGCAGCTTTTTGAATTGGGTGGGTTCCCCGAGCCATTTCTTAGCGGTTCTAAGGCTCGAGCGAGAAGATGGTCAACTGAATATCGCAATCGGTTGATTAGAGAGGAGATAAGTGAGCTTGAGAACATTAAGGACCTAGGGTCGCTTGAGATGCTAATAACTGCATTGCCTGAGAGAGTCGGTAGTCCTCTTTCTATTAATTCCCTAAGAGAAGATTTGTCGCTTAACTTTCAGACTGTTTCTAGGTGGATAGATATATTGGAGCGCATGTACGCAGTTTTTCGCGTTTTGCCCTTTGGGGCACCAAGGATTCGCGCGGTAAAGAAGGAACAGAAGCACTACCACTACGACTGGTCACTAATTCGAGAGCCAGGGGCTAGGTTTGAAAATATGCTAGCTTCACATCTCCTAAAATGGATTCACTTTCAGTTCGATACAGAAGGTAGGGAGCTCGAGTTGCGGTATTTTAGAGATGTAGACGGAAGGGAAGTGGATTTTGTCGTAGTCGAAAACAAAAGCCCCATCCTATTGGTAGAGAGCAAGCTTGCGGATGATTCTGTATCACCATCATTAAAGTACTTGGCCGGTAAATTCCCCGGTGTGGAAGCCTGTCAAGTGTCGCTTAACCCCAAAAGGGAGTTTGTAACTGATTTGGGACTAAAACTCGTTTCAGCAAGGACATTTCTTAAATCTTTAATCTA is a genomic window of Deltaproteobacteria bacterium containing:
- a CDS encoding ATP-binding protein, whose protein sequence is MERYLTSKVIEDLQIKMVFVGGPRQVGKTTLAKAILGGTAGYLNWDIPSGREAILKRTLPDSNILVFDEIHKYRKWRNYLKGIFDEFHPGKKILVTGSARLDLYRFGGDSLQGRYYYLRLHPLSFAEIGGDSQDDLMQLFELGGFPEPFLSGSKARARRWSTEYRNRLIREEISELENIKDLGSLEMLITALPERVGSPLSINSLREDLSLNFQTVSRWIDILERMYAVFRVLPFGAPRIRAVKKEQKHYHYDWSLIREPGARFENMLASHLLKWIHFQFDTEGRELELRYFRDVDGREVDFVVVENKSPILLVESKLADDSVSPSLKYLAGKFPGVEACQVSLNPKREFVTDLGLKLVSARTFLKSLI